Proteins found in one Arthrobacter pascens genomic segment:
- a CDS encoding SDR family NAD(P)-dependent oxidoreductase codes for MAGTEYTASDVLNPGQLRALATHGAQEHSEGTHHNLRGGLAMATNADRTNRANQLNGGPQEGDESRPAGALQGKTALIYGAGGPIGGAVARTFAAEGATVYLAGRTQSRLDKVARDIGEAGGTAHTAVVDALDETQVDAFVDGVAKKAKRIDITFNLISYGDVQQPLMEIAADDFAQPISNAVRTHFLTTRAAARHMIRQRSGVVLMFGGSGPQTLPGLGGFKVALDAMEGLRRQWATELGKDGVRVVTMVTGGIIETLPWQMEGREEVVREIAAAAHLNRTATLEDVGNVAAWIASDRAGAITDATVNLSSGAIVDY; via the coding sequence ATGGCTGGCACCGAGTATACGGCGTCGGACGTCTTGAATCCTGGCCAGTTGAGGGCCCTTGCCACCCACGGCGCTCAGGAACATAGTGAAGGGACTCACCACAACCTGAGGGGAGGCCTGGCCATGGCGACCAACGCAGACCGGACCAATCGCGCCAACCAGCTGAACGGCGGCCCCCAAGAGGGCGACGAGAGCCGGCCGGCCGGGGCGCTGCAGGGCAAAACCGCGCTGATCTATGGCGCCGGCGGACCCATCGGCGGCGCTGTCGCCAGGACGTTCGCCGCCGAGGGTGCAACGGTCTATCTGGCCGGGCGCACCCAATCCAGGCTGGACAAAGTTGCGCGGGACATCGGTGAGGCGGGCGGCACGGCCCACACCGCCGTCGTCGACGCCCTGGACGAAACGCAGGTGGACGCCTTTGTTGACGGGGTGGCCAAGAAGGCGAAACGGATCGACATCACGTTCAACCTGATTTCCTACGGCGACGTCCAGCAGCCCTTGATGGAGATTGCGGCGGATGACTTCGCGCAGCCCATCAGCAACGCCGTGCGGACCCATTTCCTCACCACGCGCGCCGCGGCACGGCACATGATCAGGCAGCGCTCCGGCGTGGTGCTGATGTTTGGCGGCTCCGGACCCCAGACCCTGCCTGGACTCGGCGGATTCAAGGTGGCGCTGGACGCCATGGAGGGACTCCGCCGTCAGTGGGCGACAGAACTTGGCAAGGATGGCGTCCGGGTGGTCACCATGGTCACCGGCGGCATCATCGAGACGCTCCCCTGGCAGATGGAAGGCCGCGAGGAGGTCGTCAGGGAAATCGCCGCCGCCGCCCACCTCAACCGCACCGCCACCCTGGAGGACGTCGGCAACGTGGCAGCCTGGATCGCCTCGGACAGGGCCGGAGCCATCACGGATGCCACGGTGAACCTCTCAAGCGGCGCCATCGTGGACTACTAG
- a CDS encoding sulfite oxidase, with protein sequence MTKQIYRLRQSTRPAPTAGEPTSGPLTAEELQLAARNHSMPLEALRQDVTPPGLHYVLTHFDIPDADAASWHLLIGGAVERAQELSLAALKKDPAITVPVTLECAGNGRSLLTPRPLSQPWVLEAVGTAEWTGVPLAYLLGKAGVLAEAVEVVFTGADAGIQGGVRQRYARSLPIREAMRPDVVLAYQMNGNDLPPQHGYPLRLVVPGWYGMTSVKWLESIDVVTSPFMGFQQHMAYRYQDTADDVGTPVSRIRIRSLMVPPGIPDFFTRKRVLPHGPVMLQGRAWSGEGAVTGVEVGIDGKWLRAQLEKPAGPFAWCKWTLPWVADPGEHELACRATDATGAVQPLEQNWNYQGIGNNMVHRVSVTVE encoded by the coding sequence ATGACCAAGCAGATCTACAGGCTCCGCCAGTCCACCCGCCCTGCGCCGACTGCAGGCGAGCCCACCTCCGGGCCCTTGACGGCGGAGGAACTCCAGTTGGCGGCCCGCAACCATTCGATGCCGCTGGAGGCCCTCCGCCAGGACGTCACGCCGCCGGGGCTGCACTATGTTCTCACCCACTTCGACATTCCCGACGCTGACGCCGCATCCTGGCACCTGCTGATCGGCGGCGCAGTGGAACGCGCGCAGGAGCTGAGCCTGGCCGCGCTGAAGAAGGATCCGGCCATCACGGTCCCCGTCACCCTGGAGTGCGCGGGCAACGGCCGTTCGCTGCTCACGCCCCGGCCGCTCAGCCAGCCGTGGGTCCTCGAGGCGGTGGGCACCGCGGAGTGGACCGGCGTGCCGCTGGCCTACCTCCTGGGGAAGGCCGGGGTGCTGGCGGAGGCCGTGGAGGTGGTCTTCACCGGCGCCGACGCCGGGATCCAGGGCGGCGTCCGGCAGCGGTATGCGCGGAGCCTGCCGATCCGGGAAGCGATGCGACCCGACGTCGTTCTTGCCTACCAGATGAACGGCAACGACCTGCCGCCCCAGCACGGCTATCCCCTCCGGCTGGTGGTCCCCGGCTGGTACGGCATGACAAGCGTCAAGTGGCTGGAGTCCATCGACGTTGTGACCTCCCCCTTTATGGGGTTCCAGCAGCACATGGCGTACCGGTACCAGGACACCGCGGACGACGTCGGAACGCCGGTTTCGCGGATCAGGATCCGTTCGCTGATGGTTCCGCCGGGCATCCCGGACTTCTTCACCCGCAAGCGGGTGCTGCCGCACGGCCCGGTGATGCTGCAGGGCAGGGCCTGGTCCGGCGAGGGCGCGGTGACCGGTGTTGAGGTGGGGATCGACGGCAAATGGCTGCGAGCCCAGCTGGAAAAGCCCGCGGGTCCGTTCGCCTGGTGCAAGTGGACGCTTCCGTGGGTAGCCGATCCGGGCGAGCATGAGCTTGCCTGCCGTGCCACGGATGCCACCGGGGCAGTCCAGCCGCTGGAGCAGAACTGGAACTATCAGGGGATAGGCAACAACATGGTGCATCGGGTGAGCGTCACAGTGGAGTGA
- a CDS encoding aldo/keto reductase family protein, producing the protein MEFRYLGNSGFKVSEITFGNWLTHGSQVENDVATQCVRAALDAGISTFDTADVYANTAAETVLGEALKGERRESLEIFTKVFGPTGPKGKNDLGLSRKHIMDSINGSLSRLQTDYVDLYQAHRYDFETPLEETMQAFADIVRQGKALYIGVSEWTAAQLREGHALSKDLGFQLISNQPQYSMLWRVIEAEVVPASEELGVSQIVWSPMAQGVLSGKYLPGQPAPEGSRATDEKGGAKMIQRWMRDDVLTGVRELKPIADEAGLSMPQLAVAWVLQNPNVASAIVGASRPEQIADSVAASGVRLEPQVMKKIDDVIGPLAERDPAQTKSPATREA; encoded by the coding sequence ATGGAATTCAGATACCTCGGAAACAGCGGCTTCAAAGTCTCGGAAATCACGTTCGGCAACTGGCTGACCCACGGGTCCCAGGTGGAAAACGACGTGGCCACCCAATGCGTGCGGGCGGCTCTCGACGCCGGCATCAGCACCTTCGACACGGCCGACGTCTACGCCAATACCGCCGCGGAGACGGTCCTCGGCGAAGCGCTGAAAGGCGAGCGCCGCGAGTCCCTCGAGATCTTCACCAAGGTCTTCGGCCCCACCGGCCCCAAGGGCAAGAACGATCTGGGCCTGTCCCGCAAGCACATCATGGACTCAATCAACGGTTCGCTGAGCAGGCTGCAGACGGACTACGTGGACCTCTACCAGGCCCACCGCTACGACTTCGAAACGCCGCTGGAAGAGACCATGCAAGCGTTCGCGGACATTGTGCGCCAAGGCAAGGCGCTGTACATCGGCGTCAGCGAATGGACGGCGGCGCAGCTCCGCGAAGGCCACGCCCTGTCTAAGGATCTCGGCTTCCAGCTGATCTCCAACCAGCCTCAATACTCCATGCTGTGGCGCGTCATCGAGGCGGAGGTGGTTCCGGCGTCGGAGGAGCTGGGCGTGTCCCAGATTGTCTGGTCCCCCATGGCGCAGGGCGTGCTGAGCGGCAAGTACCTGCCCGGCCAGCCGGCGCCCGAAGGCAGCCGCGCCACGGATGAGAAGGGCGGCGCCAAGATGATCCAGCGCTGGATGCGCGATGACGTGCTCACCGGCGTGCGGGAACTCAAACCGATCGCCGACGAGGCCGGACTGTCCATGCCCCAGCTCGCCGTGGCCTGGGTACTGCAGAACCCGAACGTGGCCTCGGCCATCGTCGGCGCTTCCCGTCCCGAACAGATCGCGGACAGTGTGGCGGCGTCAGGCGTGAGGCTTGAACCGCAGGTCATGAAGAAGATCGACGACGTCATCGGCCCGCTCGCCGAACGGGATCCGGCACAGACCAAGTCCCCCGCCACCCGCGAAGCCTAG
- a CDS encoding aldo/keto reductase — translation MSLNELRVFGRSGTPISPLTLGTMNFGEGLGGAPGSAPTGADEGIRIIQSALDAGITAVDTADVYSQGESEQVVGRALRGRRDDVFLATKFHGQMSANPAHSGNSRRWIMQAVEGSLRRLQTDRIDLYQAHRPDYNTDVLETITALNDLIRQGKILYYGTSVFTPAQLVEAQWLATTNHLIPPVANQVPYSMLVRGNERDVLPIAQQYGLGVLAYGPLAGGWLSGDSVLDAGKPPTRVHSLPGRYDISGPASERKLLAADSLARLADKLELSLVELSVGFALSHPAVSSVIIGPRNEEHLLAYLKAADTVLGESVLDAIDELVPPGTNFVERDAGAIVPSLEYAELRRR, via the coding sequence ATGAGCCTCAACGAACTGCGAGTATTCGGGCGGTCAGGCACGCCCATCAGCCCGCTCACTTTGGGCACCATGAACTTTGGTGAGGGCCTGGGCGGCGCGCCGGGCAGCGCCCCCACAGGCGCGGACGAGGGCATCCGCATCATCCAGTCAGCGCTGGACGCCGGCATCACCGCGGTGGACACTGCCGATGTCTACTCCCAAGGGGAGTCGGAGCAAGTGGTGGGGCGCGCGCTCCGCGGACGCCGGGACGACGTCTTCCTGGCCACCAAGTTCCACGGGCAGATGAGCGCCAACCCTGCCCATTCCGGGAACTCCCGCCGCTGGATCATGCAGGCCGTGGAGGGCAGCCTCCGCCGGCTGCAGACGGACCGGATCGACCTGTACCAGGCGCACCGGCCGGATTACAACACCGATGTGCTGGAGACCATCACCGCGCTCAATGACCTGATCCGGCAGGGGAAAATTCTCTACTACGGCACGTCGGTGTTCACCCCGGCGCAGCTGGTGGAGGCCCAGTGGCTCGCCACCACCAACCACCTGATCCCGCCGGTTGCCAACCAGGTCCCCTATTCCATGCTGGTGCGCGGCAATGAGCGCGACGTCCTTCCCATTGCCCAGCAGTATGGGCTTGGAGTGCTCGCGTACGGCCCGCTGGCCGGGGGCTGGCTGTCCGGAGATTCTGTCCTGGACGCCGGCAAGCCGCCCACCCGGGTGCATTCCCTCCCGGGCCGCTACGACATCTCAGGGCCGGCCAGCGAACGGAAGCTGCTGGCCGCGGACTCCCTGGCCCGGCTGGCGGACAAGCTGGAGCTGTCCCTCGTGGAGCTCTCCGTGGGCTTTGCCCTGAGCCACCCCGCTGTCAGCAGCGTGATCATCGGTCCCCGAAATGAAGAGCACCTCCTGGCCTACCTGAAGGCTGCCGACACAGTGCTGGGCGAGTCTGTGCTGGACGCGATCGACGAGCTGGTGCCGCCAGGGACCAACTTCGTGGAGCGCGATGCCGGGGCCATTGTCCCGTCCTTGGAGTACGCGGAGCTCCGCCGGCGATGA
- a CDS encoding YchJ family protein, protein MFENPLNARNCVCGSGEEYFECCGRFHDGESEAATAEQLMRSRYSAFVLLDADYLMRTWHPDTAPSGLELDPGTEWRRLDILSTSRGGPLDTEGTVEFKAHFVHDGGRGVHHETSRFVRENRRWYYLSAAWLA, encoded by the coding sequence ATGTTTGAAAATCCGCTCAATGCCCGCAACTGCGTCTGCGGCTCCGGCGAGGAGTATTTTGAGTGCTGCGGGCGTTTCCACGACGGCGAGTCCGAGGCCGCCACGGCGGAACAGCTGATGCGGTCGCGGTACAGCGCATTCGTCCTTTTGGACGCCGATTACCTGATGCGGACCTGGCATCCGGACACCGCTCCGTCCGGGCTGGAACTTGACCCAGGGACAGAGTGGCGAAGGCTGGACATCCTGTCCACCAGCCGCGGAGGGCCGCTGGACACCGAGGGGACGGTTGAGTTCAAGGCCCATTTCGTGCACGACGGCGGACGCGGTGTCCATCACGAGACCAGCCGCTTTGTGCGAGAGAACCGCCGCTGGTACTACCTCAGCGCCGCCTGGCTCGCCTAA
- a CDS encoding acyl-CoA dehydrogenase family protein — protein MSSATDSPAAETPVAARKIGPEVTAEEARAVAEAARETGWDRPSFAKGLYLGSFNLSLIHPWPTADADDVERGEAFIARLTEYARTLSGRVIERDAKIPDEYLRGLAELGVFGMKIPQEYGGLGLSLVYYGRALGLLGSVHPSLGALLSAHQSIGVPEPVKVFGSPEQKREYLPRCAAGAITAFLLTEPDVGSDPARMGSTAVPTDDGESYLLDGVKLWTTNGVIAELVVVMALVPAHTDADGTQHKGGISAFVVEMDSPGITVENRNAFMGLRGIENGVTRFHQVRVPAANRLGREGQGLKIALTTLNTGRLALPALCVASGRWSLKIAREWSNARTQWGQPVGKHEAVGKKIAFIAASAFALDAVFELSAELADAGQKDVRIEAALAKLWSTEISCRIADELVQIRGGRGFETAESLEARGERAVPAEQQLRDLRINRIFEGSSEIMKLLIAREAVDAHLAAAGDLASVTASLSDKAKAAVGASGFYAKWLPKLVAGAGMDPRSYSEFGRLGKHLRFVERSSRRLARQTFYGMGRWQAKLEYKQAFLGRVVDIGAELFAMAACCSRAEMMLHTAPERAATAYELAEAYCEQARVRVDEYFDQLWRNTDDGDHDISRKVLAGDYTWLEAGVLDQSEGTGPWIADATPGPSTKDNLHRHYR, from the coding sequence ATGAGCTCCGCCACTGACAGCCCCGCCGCAGAAACTCCCGTTGCCGCCCGCAAGATCGGCCCTGAGGTCACCGCAGAAGAAGCCCGGGCGGTTGCCGAGGCCGCCCGGGAGACCGGCTGGGACCGGCCCAGCTTCGCCAAGGGCCTGTACCTGGGCAGCTTCAACCTCAGCCTCATCCATCCGTGGCCCACGGCGGACGCGGATGACGTGGAACGCGGCGAGGCCTTCATAGCCCGGCTGACGGAGTACGCCCGCACCCTGTCCGGCCGCGTGATCGAACGTGACGCCAAGATCCCGGACGAATACCTCAGGGGCCTGGCCGAGCTTGGCGTTTTTGGCATGAAGATCCCGCAGGAGTATGGCGGTCTTGGGCTTTCCCTGGTGTACTACGGCCGGGCCCTGGGGCTTTTAGGCAGCGTGCACCCGAGCCTGGGCGCACTCCTGTCCGCCCACCAGTCCATCGGCGTGCCGGAACCGGTGAAGGTGTTCGGCAGCCCGGAGCAGAAACGCGAATACCTCCCGCGGTGTGCCGCCGGCGCCATTACTGCCTTCCTGCTGACCGAACCGGATGTGGGCAGCGATCCCGCCCGGATGGGCAGCACGGCTGTTCCCACGGACGACGGCGAGTCCTACCTTCTGGACGGCGTGAAACTTTGGACCACCAACGGCGTGATCGCCGAACTCGTGGTGGTGATGGCCCTGGTCCCGGCCCATACCGACGCGGATGGCACCCAGCACAAGGGCGGCATCAGCGCCTTCGTGGTGGAGATGGACTCCCCCGGCATCACCGTGGAGAACCGGAACGCCTTTATGGGTCTGCGCGGCATTGAAAACGGCGTGACCCGGTTCCACCAGGTACGGGTGCCCGCCGCAAACAGGCTGGGGCGTGAAGGCCAGGGCCTGAAGATCGCGCTGACCACCCTGAACACGGGCAGGCTCGCCCTCCCGGCCCTCTGCGTAGCGTCCGGCCGCTGGAGCCTGAAAATTGCCCGCGAATGGTCCAACGCCCGCACCCAATGGGGCCAGCCGGTAGGCAAACACGAGGCAGTGGGCAAGAAGATCGCGTTCATCGCAGCCTCCGCTTTTGCCCTTGACGCGGTCTTTGAGCTTTCCGCGGAGCTCGCCGACGCCGGCCAGAAGGACGTCCGGATCGAGGCCGCCCTCGCCAAACTGTGGTCAACGGAGATCAGCTGCCGGATCGCCGACGAGCTGGTGCAGATCCGCGGCGGCCGGGGCTTCGAGACCGCCGAATCATTGGAAGCCCGGGGCGAGCGCGCAGTTCCGGCCGAGCAGCAGCTGCGTGACCTCCGGATCAACAGGATCTTCGAAGGATCCTCGGAGATCATGAAGCTCCTCATCGCACGGGAGGCAGTGGACGCGCACCTGGCGGCCGCCGGCGACCTCGCCTCCGTGACCGCAAGCCTGTCGGACAAAGCCAAGGCCGCCGTCGGGGCATCAGGCTTTTACGCGAAGTGGCTGCCCAAGCTTGTGGCCGGGGCGGGGATGGACCCCCGGTCCTACAGCGAGTTCGGCCGGCTGGGCAAGCACCTGCGGTTCGTGGAGCGGTCCTCGCGACGGCTGGCCCGGCAGACCTTCTACGGCATGGGACGCTGGCAGGCCAAGCTTGAGTACAAGCAGGCTTTCCTGGGCCGAGTGGTGGACATCGGGGCGGAGCTGTTCGCCATGGCCGCGTGCTGCTCGCGGGCTGAGATGATGCTCCATACCGCGCCGGAAAGGGCCGCAACCGCCTACGAGCTGGCAGAAGCGTATTGCGAGCAGGCCCGAGTCCGCGTTGACGAGTACTTCGACCAGCTCTGGCGGAACACCGACGACGGCGACCATGACATTTCGCGCAAGGTCCTGGCCGGGGATTACACCTGGCTGGAGGCCGGCGTCCTGGACCAGTCGGAAGGCACCGGCCCATGGATCGCGGACGCGACGCCCGGGCCCTCAACGAAGGACAACCTGCACCGACACTACCGCTAG
- a CDS encoding DUF3375 family protein: MPRSARSSADAISGRLRDLELLTKGPACALTRSAPWVIAVLQASFTRTRPQLPLEEFHADVDSFLEQLRRQEPGLGGAGNGAPSGKKYADEWTRKQFLTRRNQSGQIVYEVTEPAARVLAFLDSLSSERSTLNGSRLGTLLGDVEKLANETNPDQSARLESLEEEIEERQQLIQDISTGDFDGLLDDDEAVEAAGNILDLAASLPADYKKMRDRIEELVGELRNQIIEESLSKGATMAQVLEADKRLRQSPEGRTFRSFTAFLEDPQQQLRFRSAIGEVLSRQFADDLSPEDRETLKNLVAELRQQHSQIQRIYGKLSESLNTYVQSDDFRQSVRLRTVLREAEQAIRSLPYERERPGLVGGPVLFNAGFESLAMVKLYDPDEFAVPPKLADPIAFSDSDRVRSPRTGKARPEVVRAAVAGASTLADAWGQLPPEERHINTIRALLSHALQAGADFDREAWDGLDFEQIDGTTRTAYLPVVTLAKDSHD; this comes from the coding sequence GTGCCCCGCTCCGCCAGATCATCCGCAGATGCGATCAGCGGCCGGCTCCGGGACCTCGAACTGCTCACCAAGGGGCCGGCCTGTGCGCTGACGCGTTCCGCGCCGTGGGTCATTGCAGTGCTGCAGGCATCCTTCACCCGCACCCGTCCCCAGCTTCCGCTCGAGGAGTTCCATGCCGACGTCGACTCTTTCCTTGAGCAGCTCCGCCGCCAGGAACCGGGGCTGGGAGGCGCGGGCAACGGAGCGCCCTCCGGGAAAAAGTATGCGGATGAGTGGACCCGCAAGCAGTTCCTGACCCGCCGCAACCAGTCGGGCCAGATCGTCTACGAAGTCACCGAACCTGCTGCCCGCGTACTGGCGTTCCTGGACAGCCTTTCCAGCGAACGCTCCACGCTGAACGGTTCGCGTTTGGGCACACTCCTGGGCGACGTGGAAAAGCTCGCCAATGAGACCAACCCGGACCAGAGCGCCCGGCTGGAGTCCCTTGAGGAAGAGATCGAAGAGCGCCAGCAGCTGATCCAGGACATCAGCACCGGCGACTTTGACGGCCTGCTTGACGACGACGAGGCCGTGGAGGCCGCCGGCAACATCCTGGACCTGGCCGCGAGCCTGCCCGCGGACTACAAAAAGATGCGGGACCGGATCGAGGAACTGGTGGGCGAGCTGCGCAACCAGATCATCGAAGAGTCGCTCAGCAAGGGCGCCACCATGGCCCAGGTGCTGGAGGCGGACAAACGGCTGCGGCAGAGCCCCGAGGGCAGGACCTTCCGCTCCTTCACGGCCTTCCTCGAAGACCCCCAGCAGCAGCTCCGGTTCCGCTCGGCGATCGGCGAGGTCCTGAGCCGGCAGTTCGCGGACGACCTTTCGCCCGAGGACCGTGAAACCCTGAAGAACCTGGTGGCCGAGCTCCGCCAACAGCACAGCCAGATCCAGCGCATCTACGGCAAACTCAGCGAAAGCCTGAACACCTACGTCCAGAGCGATGACTTCCGCCAGTCCGTGCGGCTCCGCACGGTGCTGCGCGAAGCCGAGCAGGCCATCCGTTCGCTGCCCTATGAGCGCGAGCGTCCGGGACTGGTGGGTGGTCCCGTGCTGTTCAACGCCGGATTTGAGTCCCTGGCCATGGTTAAGCTCTACGATCCGGACGAGTTCGCCGTCCCGCCCAAGCTCGCCGACCCTATCGCCTTCAGCGACTCAGACCGCGTGCGCTCGCCGAGGACGGGCAAGGCCCGCCCGGAGGTTGTGCGGGCCGCGGTTGCCGGCGCCTCCACCCTGGCCGATGCCTGGGGCCAGCTGCCGCCGGAGGAGCGCCACATCAACACCATCCGTGCGCTCCTCTCGCACGCCCTCCAGGCAGGGGCGGACTTCGACCGCGAAGCCTGGGACGGACTGGACTTCGAACAGATAGACGGCACCACCCGCACGGCCTACCTGCCGGTGGTCACCCTCGCAAAGGATTCCCATGACTGA
- a CDS encoding DUF4194 domain-containing protein, producing MTEEMTTPAPRVEEAVAAAGAGFAAERPFAVTPRDTFVDGAALFPGDTGVLSMKVRQALVKLLKGPYIDGGRDEKLWTTLLDNQLILRSRLSELFLTLQLDHERKIAVLRPVDPEAIGGSTRSSILRQQRALSRVETIVLLRLRLLLDRHVTAQTDPTITREEIADLVAHYQPAGQQDALRDSDVVNRAITKLLARRLLLTTGLEDVYTISNALPLALPFENIGDIPAQIDALVAATTDPTGTEALIELDGDTPTEEEPDDAEGDANNDDDGGGGAGAAAPSSYPTTTSEEAK from the coding sequence ATGACTGAAGAAATGACGACGCCGGCGCCTCGGGTTGAAGAGGCAGTGGCCGCCGCGGGGGCAGGATTCGCTGCGGAACGACCCTTTGCAGTCACCCCCCGCGACACGTTTGTGGACGGCGCCGCGCTGTTCCCGGGCGACACGGGCGTGCTGTCCATGAAGGTGCGCCAGGCCCTGGTGAAGCTGCTTAAGGGGCCGTACATCGACGGCGGCCGGGACGAAAAACTGTGGACGACGCTGCTGGACAATCAGCTGATCCTGCGCAGCCGACTCTCAGAGCTCTTCCTCACCCTGCAACTCGACCATGAGCGTAAGATCGCGGTCCTGCGCCCGGTTGACCCGGAGGCCATCGGCGGCAGCACCCGTTCCAGCATCCTCCGCCAACAGCGTGCGCTGAGCCGGGTGGAGACCATCGTCCTGCTCCGCTTGCGCCTGCTGCTGGACCGCCACGTCACCGCCCAGACCGATCCCACCATCACCCGCGAGGAAATTGCCGACCTCGTGGCGCACTACCAGCCCGCCGGCCAGCAGGACGCGTTAAGGGATTCAGACGTGGTTAACCGCGCCATCACCAAGCTCCTGGCCCGCCGGCTCCTGCTCACCACCGGCCTGGAGGACGTCTACACCATCTCCAACGCCCTGCCCCTGGCCCTCCCCTTCGAAAACATCGGCGACATCCCGGCCCAAATAGACGCCCTGGTAGCGGCCACCACAGACCCCACAGGAACGGAAGCGCTGATTGAGCTCGACGGCGACACTCCTACAGAGGAAGAACCGGACGACGCCGAAGGTGACGCGAACAACGACGACGACGGTGGCGGAGGGGCGGGGGCGGCAGCACCGTCGTCGTACCCAACCACGACCTCGGAGGAAGCCAAGTGA